The genomic region GAGCCGGGCTAACTCCGAATCAGCTCCCCCATTCGTTGGCGGAACGCGATTTCCGCATCCCCGAGGGTGGGATACCCGATGATGACGACCTCCAACACCTCTTGGCCAAGGTTACGTTCACCGCGCAGCACCGCCCGGAGCGCCGACCAGCGAGTCCACTTGAGCGAGATAAGGGACTGTTCCGACGCGTTCAAGCCATCCTGCCAAAGGCAAAAGAAGACGTGCGCCGGTTTGCCGTCGAAATCGAACTCCAAAGCGTGGAACGGAAGGGTCAGGCCGTTTGTCTGGACGCCGATCGTGCCCCGGTCCGCCTTCAGCTTGTAACCGGCCTGCGGGAAGCAATTTTCGGGGCGATGCACACGCGCCAAGATCCTTGACCGCACCGGGCCGGCAGCCCACTTGAACAAAAAGGCGGTCCACTGGGTGCCGTCGCGGTCTGTCCACGTTGCGGCCCGCCCCTCGTCAAACCCGATCCCTTCTGCGACCGGTGAAAGGGCGACGTTGGAAAAGTCGCTGTTCGACACGGGCCACTGGAAAGACCAATGCGGTCCCGCTCGCCCTTCGTGCCCCCGGTACCATGCTTCGGTACCCAGCAGGGCGCATAGCACCCACACCCCCAATCCAACCACCAGCCTCCACGGAACAAGGTTTGTGGCGGGTTCCGAAGACCGCTGCAGTTGCGGAAAACCTCCGGAAAGAAGGTGGGCAAGACCCCAAACCACGACGAAACAGATGCCCAGGATGATAAAGCCGGCCGGATCATGCCACTTCGAGATCGCTTCGAGCCCGTCGTGGGCGGCCACCGCCGCCAGGAGGAAAGCGCGCCCGACGTTGCAGATGAACGCAACTACGGACCCGCAGATGACGAGCAGGAGTCGCCGCGGCCACGTCGCGCGATAGAGTTCCCCAAGGAACAGCGACACCATGAGCGTGGCCTGAAGCGACCGGATCCCGCTGCAAGCCTCAGCAATTCCCAGCAGGCCGGTTTTGAGTTCGATGAGGTTCCCGTGCTGGAGCGCCTGAATATGAACCAGATTCAACGCGGCAACCGTAACTGAGGTGACCACCAGCATCAGGCCCTGAGTGACGAAATGTTCCATATCGCCCTCCCACGGGACCGTCGCCAATATCATGCAGATGCTGAACCCGAAGTGTTTCAGCCACGGCCTGCCGCCCACGAAATAAACCGCGCAGAGCGACAGCACGACGACTTCCAACGCCAAAAGCCAAATAATGAGCCGCCAGTCCGGATAGGGCTGCTCCACGAGCCAGGTGGGTAGAAACGCAACGCCGGCCAGCCAAAACAACCCTTTTGGAACGGCCGAGCGCGCCGGCTCGGCGCGCGGACGGGTCATCCAGCGAAAAAAGAAAAGGTAAGCGCAGATCAGGGGTCCGAACCACCCGAAACTATATTCGGCGCTGATCGACCAATACACGGCAAGACGCGCGATAAGCACGTACCAAAGCGCGCCGAAAGCAGCGATCAGCAAGCCATACCGCCAGGATTCGCGATGATGTTGGAAGCTGAATGGCCTCACAGGTGGATTCATTTTTGATTGACCCGCTGCGGTGATTCACTATCCGGAGCCGCTGGCCGTCGTGTTAGCCCGTACCCCTCGGGGAAGGTCTTGAGCGTGAGGTAAAGCTTCCTGCCGAGGGGGGGCTGGGTCCGAGGGATGGTCGTCCTGAACGGAGCGATTTGAGCCGCGGCCGGAGTTAAAGAGAGCTTCATACGCGTAGCCAACGGTTTCCGTCAGGAATTCCTTGGCCCGCTCGCTGGACTGCCACCAGGATCCCGCCTGACGGCTGGATGGAACC from Verrucomicrobiota bacterium harbors:
- a CDS encoding exosortase/archaeosortase family protein — translated: MNPPVRPFSFQHHRESWRYGLLIAAFGALWYVLIARLAVYWSISAEYSFGWFGPLICAYLFFFRWMTRPRAEPARSAVPKGLFWLAGVAFLPTWLVEQPYPDWRLIIWLLALEVVVLSLCAVYFVGGRPWLKHFGFSICMILATVPWEGDMEHFVTQGLMLVVTSVTVAALNLVHIQALQHGNLIELKTGLLGIAEACSGIRSLQATLMVSLFLGELYRATWPRRLLLVICGSVVAFICNVGRAFLLAAVAAHDGLEAISKWHDPAGFIILGICFVVVWGLAHLLSGGFPQLQRSSEPATNLVPWRLVVGLGVWVLCALLGTEAWYRGHEGRAGPHWSFQWPVSNSDFSNVALSPVAEGIGFDEGRAATWTDRDGTQWTAFLFKWAAGPVRSRILARVHRPENCFPQAGYKLKADRGTIGVQTNGLTLPFHALEFDFDGKPAHVFFCLWQDGLNASEQSLISLKWTRWSALRAVLRGERNLGQEVLEVVIIGYPTLGDAEIAFRQRMGELIRS